In Desulfarculaceae bacterium, the following are encoded in one genomic region:
- a CDS encoding ABC transporter substrate-binding protein, with protein sequence MKSLRVTLGLLLTLCLVLGAGMALAADTIKITAQQPLTGRFAFAGKHIHQGLADSIAYANEQGGVDGQKFEYIYEDTGYDLKRAVASFKKMVAKYSPVMNYGESTGEGKALAPEINSRYHLVYGSTSFSQELADRAKNPYFFVSGPTYAQQFGILLKYIAAHPKTKGQAPTVAFFHSDTEFGRDPVPYAREMAKKLGVKVVAEEVTAVGAVDITSQLLDLKRHNPDYCIFQGYVVPPIPAVIRGAKDFGLKTTFMGTFWTMSKMLLDKLGADGDGYMGVMPYAYWYHTDVPMIKIIQDFNKRHHPDVKYRPNSYMQGWFTGMVYVKLAKMCKAKGLPITGPNLKNMIPQVKDWDTQGFAGIVSFKHSNATAVGKVYIGKGGKFMPASDWIYLDK encoded by the coding sequence ATGAAATCGTTACGGGTTACCTTGGGGCTATTGTTGACCCTGTGCCTGGTGCTGGGGGCCGGGATGGCGCTGGCGGCGGACACCATCAAGATCACCGCCCAGCAGCCTCTGACCGGCCGCTTCGCCTTCGCGGGCAAGCACATCCACCAGGGCCTGGCCGATTCCATCGCCTATGCCAACGAGCAGGGCGGGGTGGACGGTCAGAAATTCGAATACATTTATGAGGACACCGGCTACGACCTCAAGCGCGCGGTGGCCAGCTTCAAGAAGATGGTGGCCAAGTACAGCCCGGTGATGAACTACGGCGAGTCCACCGGCGAGGGCAAGGCCCTGGCCCCGGAGATCAACAGCCGCTACCACCTGGTCTACGGCTCCACCAGCTTCTCCCAGGAGCTGGCCGACCGGGCCAAGAACCCCTACTTCTTCGTTTCCGGGCCCACCTACGCCCAGCAGTTCGGCATCCTGCTCAAGTACATCGCGGCCCACCCCAAGACCAAGGGACAGGCTCCCACGGTGGCCTTCTTCCACTCGGACACCGAGTTCGGCCGCGACCCCGTCCCCTACGCCCGCGAGATGGCCAAGAAGTTGGGCGTCAAGGTGGTGGCCGAGGAAGTGACCGCGGTGGGCGCGGTGGACATCACCAGCCAGCTCTTGGACCTGAAGCGCCACAACCCCGACTACTGCATCTTCCAAGGCTACGTGGTCCCGCCCATCCCGGCGGTGATCCGCGGGGCCAAGGACTTCGGGCTCAAGACCACCTTCATGGGCACCTTCTGGACCATGTCCAAGATGCTCCTGGACAAGCTGGGCGCCGACGGCGACGGCTACATGGGCGTGATGCCCTATGCCTACTGGTACCACACCGACGTACCCATGATTAAGATCATCCAGGACTTCAACAAGCGGCACCATCCGGACGTGAAGTACCGCCCCAACAGCTACATGCAGGGCTGGTTCACCGGCATGGTCTACGTGAAGCTGGCCAAGATGTGCAAGGCCAAGGGCCTGCCCATCACCGGGCCCAACCTGAAGAACATGATCCCCCAGGTCAAGGACTGGGACACCCAGGGCTTCGCGGGCATCGTGAGCTTCAAGCACAGCAACGCCACCGCGGTGGGCAAAGTCTACATCGGCAAGGGCGGCAAGTTCATGCCGGCCTCGGACTGGATCTACCTGGACAAGTAA
- a CDS encoding ABC transporter ATP-binding protein, with translation MAEHNDEQAILKVNNIEVVYNHVVLVLKGLSLVVPQGRIVSLLGSNGAGKSTTLKAISGLLPLEDGEMTDGWIDFEGQRLGQDLPHVLVRKGIFQVMEGRRIFEDLTVEENLACGAYTRRDRSGVKADLEKCFTYFPVLKSRLGRLAGYLSGGEQQMLAISRALLARPKLMMLDEPSLGLAPLLVEEIFAIIQEINQKEGTSILLVEQNAQVALSVSSYGYIMENGRVVLDGPVERLLADQDVQEFYLGLGQGGGRKSYREVKHYKRRKRWLS, from the coding sequence ATGGCGGAACACAACGACGAGCAGGCCATCCTCAAGGTCAACAACATCGAGGTGGTCTACAACCACGTGGTGCTGGTGCTCAAGGGGCTGAGCCTGGTGGTGCCCCAGGGCCGCATCGTGAGCCTGCTGGGCTCCAACGGGGCGGGCAAGAGCACCACCCTCAAGGCCATCAGCGGTCTGTTGCCTCTCGAGGACGGCGAGATGACCGACGGGTGGATCGATTTCGAGGGCCAGAGGCTGGGCCAGGACCTGCCCCACGTCCTGGTGCGCAAGGGCATCTTCCAGGTCATGGAGGGGCGGCGCATCTTCGAGGACCTTACCGTGGAGGAGAACCTCGCCTGCGGGGCCTACACCCGGCGGGACCGGAGCGGGGTCAAGGCCGACCTGGAAAAGTGCTTCACCTACTTCCCGGTGCTCAAAAGCCGCCTGGGGCGCCTGGCCGGCTACCTGAGCGGCGGCGAGCAGCAGATGCTGGCCATCAGCCGGGCCCTGTTGGCCCGGCCCAAGCTGATGATGCTCGACGAGCCCTCCCTGGGACTGGCCCCCCTGTTGGTGGAGGAGATTTTCGCCATCATCCAGGAGATCAACCAGAAGGAAGGCACCAGCATCCTCCTGGTGGAGCAGAACGCCCAGGTGGCCCTGAGCGTGAGTTCCTACGGCTACATCATGGAAAACGGCCGGGTGGTTTTGGACGGCCCGGTGGAGCGCCTTTTGGCCGACCAGGACGTGCAGGAGTTCTACCTGGGCCTGGGCCAGGGCGGAGGCCGCAAAAGCTACCGCGAGGTCAAGCATTACAAGCGGAGGAAACGGTGGTTGAGCTGA